The DNA window TACCTCCCATGAATGTCGCTGACACCCCGGAAACCGGGATTTTACATTCCGCGACGAAAACATATTTCCCCGGACTGCAAGCGTGACATCCTTTTTCGACGCGGTACGCAAATCCCGGCGGGCGACAGCCTCGGCGCAGCATGCTATAAACGATTTATCCCCTCAGCAAAGGTCGATGCGGTGAACCATACCCGAGATATTCCCCAAACCTTCTGGCGAGACGATCGCCTGCCGTGGCTGGAGCTGCGCAGCACCTGGCGCAGCCGTCAGGCCTATAAGCGCCACAGCCACCCGCAGCTCTCGGTGGGGGCGATTATCGACGGTGAAACGCGCTGCCTGTGCAATGGTCAGGAATATCTCCTGCAGCCCGGGGATCTGATCGTGATCCCGCCGCACGCGCCGCATAGCTGTAATCCGCTGCGTGACCGGCCGCGCAGCTATCATATGCTGTACCTGGAGGCGGCATGGTGCCATGCGCAGCGTCCAGATATTCCCCCTGGCGCCAGTATCACCTCGCCGCAGCCGCTGCTGCGCGACAGCCCTCTCTTTGCCTGCTTCCAGCAGATTGTCGCCCTGATGAGCCGCGGCCGTATTGAGCAACTGCCCGCCCGGCTGGCGCAGCTCCTGCACGCGCTGCCGCTGTGCGCCGCCGTGCCGCAGGCGCCACATCACGCCAGCGCCCTGCTGTTTCAGCGCCTGGCGACAGATCTGCCGGCGCCGCCATCGCTGGATAAGCTGGCCCACGACAGCGCGCTACGTAAAGAGACCGTTATCCGCGCCGTGAAACAGGATACCGGCCTGACGCCCGCCAGTTTGATCAATATGGCGCGCATTGAATATGCGAAAACGCGCTTACGTGCCGGGGACCCTATTGCCGACGTCGGCTATCAGGCCGGCTTTGCCGATCAGAGCCATTTCCATAAAACCTTCGTCAGCTATACCGCCGCCACGCCGCGGCAGTATGCGCAAAGCCGATCAATTTCCGACAATAAGTAATTTTCCACCTGGCGTAGGGTGGCCTCAGCACCATTATCGAGGCCACTATGAATACCTTATCGACTCTCTTCCCCGCCGCCTTTCCGGCGTTAGCCCTGTCCCACTTTGTCGCTCTGCTCAGCCCGGGCCCCGATTTTTTTCTGCTGGTCGGTTACGCTGTACGCTACCGGATCCGCGGCAGCCTCGGACTGTGTCTCGGCATCGCCGCCGGGAATGCGTTGTATATAGTCCTGGCCATCGTTGGCTGGGGGCTTCTGCGCCAGGCGCCGCTGCTGTTTTTGCTCATCGAGCTGCTGGGCGCAGGCTATTTACTGTGGATTGGCAACCTGCTGATTCGCAGCCGTCCCGCGGCGCTGGCGGTGGAGAGTGTTCGCGCATCGTGTCCGGGGTTCGGCAAGCAGTTGCTGCTGGGGCTGGGGTCATCGCTGCTCAACCCGAAGAACGCGCTGTTTTATCTGGCGCTGATGACCTCCCTGCTGGGGCCGGCGGTTACCTTGCTGCAGCAAACGGTAAGTGGCCTGTGGATGGTCAGCGTGGTGTTCTTCTGGGATTTACTGCTGGTGAGCGCGATTGCGCTGCCGCAGGTGCAGCACCGCCTGAGCGCCATCGTCTGGCGGGTCGAGCGGGCGGCGGGGGCGATCCTGATGATGTTCGGTCTGTGGATTATCTGGCGATTTTTGCACGACCTCGCCGTCAGGTTATATGCTTAAGTTTATGGAAAAACTCGCTGAACTGAAACGCGCCAAACTGCTGGCGCTGTCGCTGCTGCTGATCGCCGCCGCGCTATTTATCACCACCCTGCTGCTGCCGCCGACGCCATGGGTCAGCGCGCTGAAGGCCATTTCCGAAGCGGCGATGGTCGGGGCGCTGGCCGACTGGTTTGCGGTGGTGGCCCTGTTTCGTCGTATTCCGCTGCCCTTTGTCGCCCGCCATACCGCGATTATCCCGCGCAACAAAGATCGCATCGCCGACAACCTCGGCCGCTTTGTGGAAGAGAAGTTCCTCGATACCCCGTCGCTGGTGGCGCTGATCCGCCGCTATCAACCAGCTCTGATGCTCGGCAACTGGTTCAGCCAGCCGGAGAACGCCCGGCGGGTCGGCCAGCACCTGCTGCAGGTGATGAGCGGTTTTCTCGAACTGACCGATGACGCCCGCATTCAGCGCCTGCTGCGGCGCGCGGTGCATAAGGCGATCGATAAGGTCGACCTGACGCAGACCAGCGCCATGATGCTGGAGGGGCTGACCCGCGACAACCGCCATCAAAAGCTGCTGGATTCGCTGATAAATCAGCTGATCGCCCTGCTGCAGCGCGACAGCTCCCGCGCCTTTATCGCCCGCGGCATCGTACGCTGGCTGGAGACCGAACACCCGCTGAAGGCCAGGCTATTACCCACCGAGTGGCTCGGCGAGCACAGCGCCGAGATGGTCACCGACGCCGTGAATACCCTGCTGGACGAGGTCACTCACGATCGCACCCACCAGATCCGCCAGACCTTTGACCGCGCGACGCAAAAGCTAATCGATAACCTGAAATCCGACCCGGAACTGGCGCAGAAGGCCGATAACATCAAAGCCTGGCTGAAAAATGATGAGACCTTCAACCGCTATCTTGGCGAAGTGTGGGGCGACCTGCGCGGTTGGGTAAAAAACGATATCAGCAGCGACGACTCGCGTATCAAGCAGCGCATCGCCGAGGCTGGCCAGTGGTTCGGTGAAACCTTACTCCGCGACGACGCGCTGCGCGAATCGCTTAACGAACACCTGGAGCAGGCGGCGCACCGGGTGGCCCCGGAGTTCGCCGCCTTCCTCACTCGGCATATCAGCGACACGGTGAAGAGCTGGGACGCCCGCGATATGTCGCGGCAGATCGAGCTTAATATCGGTAAAGATCTGCAGTTCATCCGCATCAACGGCACCCTGGTCGGGGGAACCATCGGCCTGTTGTTGTGGCTGCTCTCGCAGATCCCGTCGCTGCTGCATCTGCATATTGGTTAGCAATGATACTATCTGAACAATAGCGCTGAAAAATATTCCACAGGGAGGGCGAGATGATGCACCGGATGACCCGCTGGCTAACCCGGCACGCCGCCGCGCTGTTCTTCCCGGCGGCGCTCATTCTGTATGATTTTTCCGCCTATCTCACCACCGACCTGATCCAGCCGGGGATCCTGCACGTGGTGCGGGATTTCAACGCCGATGTGGCGCTGGCTCCAGCCTCGGTGAGCCTGTATATGGCCGGCGGCATGGCGCTGCAGTGGCTGCTGGGGCCGCTCTCTGACCGGATCGGACGGCGTCCGGTACTGCTCACCGGCGCGCTGATTTTCACCCTCGCCTGCCTGGCGACGCTGTTCACCACCTCCATGACCCAGTTCCTGATCGCCCGCTTCGTGCAGGGCACCAGCATCTGCTTTATCGCCACCGTCGGCTACGTCACCGTACAGGAAGCCTTTGAGGAAAAAAGGTCGATCAGGCTGATGGCGGTGATCACCTCCGTCGTGCTGGTGGCGCCGATCGTCGGCCCGCTCTCCGGCGCGGCGCTGATGCATTTTATCCACTGGAAAGCGCTGTTCGGCATTATCGCCGCCATGGGGCTGGTGGCCTGGCTGGGGCTGCTGTTGACCATGCCGGAGACGGTGCGCCGCGGCGATGTGCCGTTCAGCCCCCTGGGCGTGCTGCGCGATTTTCGCAACGTCTTTCGCAACCGCATCTTTTTGCTCGGCGCCGCCACGCTGTCGCTGAGCTATATTCCGCTGATGAGCTGGGTGGCGGTATCGCCGGTGATTTTAATGGACGCCGGCGGGCTGACCACCAGCGAGTTCGCCTGGAGCCAGGTGCCGGTCTTCAGCGCCGTCATCATTGCCAACCTGTCGGTGGCGCGCTGGGTAAAAGATCCCACCCGTCCGCGCTTTGTGCTGAGCGCGGTGCCGGTACAGATGCTCGGCCTGGCCATCCTGATCGTCGGGAATCTGGCCTGGCCGCACGTCTGGCTGTGGTCGGTGCTCGGCACCTGCTTCTACGCCTTTGGCATCGGGCTGATTTTCCCGACGCTGTTCCGCTTTACCCTCTTTTCCAACGACCTGCCGAAAGGCACGGTCTCCGCCTCGCTGAATATCGTGATCCTCAGCGTCAGCGCCTTATCGATTGAAGGCGCGCGCTGGCTGTGGTTCCATGGCGGGAGACTGCCCTTCCACCTGTTGGCGGTGGTCGCGGGGCTCGCCGCCGCCTGCTGCCTCGCCGGACTGTTACGCCACCAGCGTCAGTGTGCGCAAGCGGTCATTGAAGCCCGGCAGTCGTGACCCCTTTTACGGAGAAAGCCCCATCATGAGTGAGATTGAACTCAGCCCGGCGCAGCGCGACCTGCTGCGCGACAGGCTCAGCAGGTACTGCGAAGAGACATTTAACCTCGAACTGGAGCAGTTTGACGCTGAATTTTTTGTCGACTTTATCGCCCAGGAGCTGGGGCCGCTGTTTTACAACGCCGGTATCGAAGAGGCCATCCGCACCCATCTGGCATGGAGCGAGCGGATCCAGGAAGAGATGGATTTAAAGAAGGTCTATTAACGCCGCGCGCAGACGCAGGAGATCAATAAAAGCATACAAACAACGGGGTTATAATGGCGACTCTTTCAGCATCTCCCGTGTACGGGGAAGGAAAACCATGTCGCTTATCACCGATCTACCCGCCATTTTTGACCAGTTCTCGGAAGCTCGCCAGAAGGGCTTTCTCACCGTCATGGATCTTAAAGAGCAGAACGTGCCGCTGGTGGGCACCTACTGCACCTTTATGCCTCAGGAGATCGCCATGGCGGCGGGGGCCGTGGTGGTCTCGCTGTGCTCCACCTCCGATGAAACCATCGAGGAAGCGGAAAAAGATCTGCCGCGCAACCTCTGTCCGTTAATCAAAAGCAGCTACGGCTTCGGCAAAACCGATAAATGCCCCTACTTCTATTTCTCTGACCTGGTGGTTGGGGAAACCACCTGCGACGGCAAAAAGAAAATGTACGAGTACATGGCCGACTTCAAGGCGGTCCACGTGATGCAGTTGCCGAACAGCGCCAGCGACGCGGCCTCCCGCGCCCTGTGGAAAGCGGAGATCCTGCGCCTGCAGCAGGTGATTGAGGCGCAGTTTGGCGCGCCGATTAGCGAGGCGGCGCT is part of the Klebsiella quasipneumoniae subsp. quasipneumoniae genome and encodes:
- a CDS encoding AraC family transcriptional regulator — translated: MNHTRDIPQTFWRDDRLPWLELRSTWRSRQAYKRHSHPQLSVGAIIDGETRCLCNGQEYLLQPGDLIVIPPHAPHSCNPLRDRPRSYHMLYLEAAWCHAQRPDIPPGASITSPQPLLRDSPLFACFQQIVALMSRGRIEQLPARLAQLLHALPLCAAVPQAPHHASALLFQRLATDLPAPPSLDKLAHDSALRKETVIRAVKQDTGLTPASLINMARIEYAKTRLRAGDPIADVGYQAGFADQSHFHKTFVSYTAATPRQYAQSRSISDNK
- a CDS encoding LysE family translocator; translated protein: MNTLSTLFPAAFPALALSHFVALLSPGPDFFLLVGYAVRYRIRGSLGLCLGIAAGNALYIVLAIVGWGLLRQAPLLFLLIELLGAGYLLWIGNLLIRSRPAALAVESVRASCPGFGKQLLLGLGSSLLNPKNALFYLALMTSLLGPAVTLLQQTVSGLWMVSVVFFWDLLLVSAIALPQVQHRLSAIVWRVERAAGAILMMFGLWIIWRFLHDLAVRLYA
- a CDS encoding DUF445 domain-containing protein codes for the protein MLKFMEKLAELKRAKLLALSLLLIAAALFITTLLLPPTPWVSALKAISEAAMVGALADWFAVVALFRRIPLPFVARHTAIIPRNKDRIADNLGRFVEEKFLDTPSLVALIRRYQPALMLGNWFSQPENARRVGQHLLQVMSGFLELTDDARIQRLLRRAVHKAIDKVDLTQTSAMMLEGLTRDNRHQKLLDSLINQLIALLQRDSSRAFIARGIVRWLETEHPLKARLLPTEWLGEHSAEMVTDAVNTLLDEVTHDRTHQIRQTFDRATQKLIDNLKSDPELAQKADNIKAWLKNDETFNRYLGEVWGDLRGWVKNDISSDDSRIKQRIAEAGQWFGETLLRDDALRESLNEHLEQAAHRVAPEFAAFLTRHISDTVKSWDARDMSRQIELNIGKDLQFIRINGTLVGGTIGLLLWLLSQIPSLLHLHIG
- the mdtM gene encoding multidrug efflux MFS transporter MdtM codes for the protein MMHRMTRWLTRHAAALFFPAALILYDFSAYLTTDLIQPGILHVVRDFNADVALAPASVSLYMAGGMALQWLLGPLSDRIGRRPVLLTGALIFTLACLATLFTTSMTQFLIARFVQGTSICFIATVGYVTVQEAFEEKRSIRLMAVITSVVLVAPIVGPLSGAALMHFIHWKALFGIIAAMGLVAWLGLLLTMPETVRRGDVPFSPLGVLRDFRNVFRNRIFLLGAATLSLSYIPLMSWVAVSPVILMDAGGLTTSEFAWSQVPVFSAVIIANLSVARWVKDPTRPRFVLSAVPVQMLGLAILIVGNLAWPHVWLWSVLGTCFYAFGIGLIFPTLFRFTLFSNDLPKGTVSASLNIVILSVSALSIEGARWLWFHGGRLPFHLLAVVAGLAAACCLAGLLRHQRQCAQAVIEARQS
- a CDS encoding DUF2164 domain-containing protein translates to MSEIELSPAQRDLLRDRLSRYCEETFNLELEQFDAEFFVDFIAQELGPLFYNAGIEEAIRTHLAWSERIQEEMDLKKVY